One window from the genome of Yarrowia lipolytica chromosome 1B, complete sequence encodes:
- a CDS encoding uncharacterized protein (Compare to YALI0B01694g, similar to Saccharomyces cerevisiae YLR253W; ancestral locus Anc_1.383, similar to uniprot|Q06567 Saccharomyces cerevisiae YLR253W Hypothetical 65.9 kDa protein in SSP120-HAP1 intergenic region), with protein MMILRLARVQPGVSLLRGPTTRIFSPGRLPVRQLVARTQTPLTLTSSCLISRQLSTTRLLAFSARKPVAEKKFDDYKKVSLNDVKNNPIYKFVYLSKPWYQSTGFRILAVTMGLATLLYLFSDGAHKVLRHTGHAIERIWVVMKATSRCVWLYRKTLKKEYPSEEEYKTALSKCHKKAAEITLQAIRKNSGVYIKLGQHIAALTYIFPPEWTETMIPLQDQCPESSMESIRAMIRKDTGKNLDDLFLEFNEVPMGVASLAQVHKAVTIDGREVAVKVQHPSLAEFVPLDVYMTRTIFTIVDHFFPDYPLSWLSDEMQRSIFTELDFTEEANNAVKTREYFKDTYKTTALRIPEVYWSKRRILVMEFVGGSRLDNRPYLEDNNISPDEVSACLSHIFDTMIFRPGAGLHCDPHGGNLAIRTRDNSRGGHNFEIVLYDHGLYRFVPTNIQRDYAHFWLALIDSNEAEMRKYAKRFANIDEDKFPLFAAAITGRDFKHATSDLKSKRSRAEIENMVSTIASDGLLSDIMTLLHSVPRVVLLIFKTNDLTRHLDETLNSSLGIERTFLIMATYCAKTVLEERRENLIKKYSRLDIRRWIGEGFAWASYLRRLLQLKAYDFGLMVSNLF; from the coding sequence ATGATGATACTTCGACTAGCTCGAGTTCAGCCTGGAGTGTCTCTGCTGAGGGGACCGACGACCCGAATCTTCTCCCCAGGTCGACTGCCTGTGCGGCAACTGGTTGCtcggacacaaacacccctCACACTAACATCATCATGCCTGATTTCGCGACAGCTGTCGACGACCCGTCTCCTCGCCTTTTCCGCTCGGAAACCCGtcgccgagaagaagtttGACGACTACAAAAAGGTGTCGCTCAACGACGTGAAAAACAACCCGATTTACAAGTTTGTATATCTGTCAAAGCCGTGGTACCAATCTACCGGGTTCAGGATTCTTGCCGTGACCATGGGACTCGCCACCCTGCTGTATCTCTTTTCTGATGGCGCTCACAAGGTGCTGCGACACACGGGACACGCCATTGAAAGAATCTGGGTCGTTATGAAAGCCACATCAAGATGCGTCTGGCTGTACAGAaagactctcaagaaggagtatcccagcgaggaggagtacaagACCGCTTTATCCAAATGCCACAAGAAGGCGGCAGAAATCACTCTGCAGGCCATCCGAAAGAATTCGGGTGTCTACATCAAGCTGGGTCAACACATTGCTGCCCTGACGTACATTTTCCCTCCCGAATGGACAGAGACTATGATCCCTCTTCAGGACCAATGTCCCGAGTCGTCCATGGAGTCTATTCGAGCTATGATTAGAAAAGACACGGGCAAAAACCTCGACGATCTGTTCCTGGAGTTCAATGAAGTCCCCATGGGGGTGGCGTCATTGGCCCAAGTACACAAAGCAGTCACCATTGACGGAAGAGAGGTGGCTGTCAAGGTCCAACACCCCTCCCTGGCTGAATTTGTGCCCCTGGATGTCTACATGACTCGTACCATCTTCACCATTGTTGACCACTTTTTCCCAGACTACCCCCTGTCCTGGCTGTCTGATGAGATGCAAAGATCCATTTTCACTGAGCTGGACTTTACAGAAGAGGCCAACAACGCAGTCAAGACACGAGAATACTTCAAGGACACTTACAAGACCACCGCCCTTCGAATTCCCGAGGTTTACTGGTCCAAGCGACGCATTTTGGTGATGGAGTTTGTGGGGGGTTCGCGACTGGACAACAGACCCTACCTGGAAGACAACAACATCAGTCCCGACGAGGTGTCCGCCTGTCTGTCTCATATCTTCGATACCATGATTTTCCGACCCGGAGCTGGTCTTCATTGTGATCCTCACGGCGGTAACCTTGCCATTCGAACACGAGACAACTCCCGAGGTGGCCATAACTTTGAAATTGTTCTCTACGACCATGGACTTTACAGATTTGTGCCCACCAACATCCAGCGTGACTATGCGCACTTTTGGCTTGCTCTGATTGATAGCAACGAAGCCGAAATGCGAAAGTACGCCAAGCGGTTTGCCAACATTGATGAGGACAAGTTTCCCTTGTTTGCCGCTGCCATCACCGGTCGAGATTTTAAGCATGCCACTTCTGATCTAAAATCTAAGCGATCACGGGCCGAGATTGAGAATATGGTCTCGACTATTGCTAGTGACGGTCTTTTGTCTGATATCATGACTTTGCTCCACTCAGTTCCGAGAGTGGTGCTTCTCATTTTCAAGACGAACGATTTGACCCGTCATCTCGACGAGACTCTCAATTCCTCTCTTGGAATCGAGAGAACTTTTCTCATCATGGCAACTTACTGTGCCAAGACAGTGCTTGAAGAGAGACGGGAGaatctcatcaagaagtacTCCAGGCTGGATATTCGGCGATGGATTGGAGAAGGGTTTGCCTGGGCCAGCTATCTGAGACGGCTGTTGCAGCTCAAGGCGTATGACTTTGGTCTCATGGTTAGCAACCTCTTTTAA
- a CDS encoding uncharacterized protein (Compare to YALI0B01716g, similar to uniprot|Q848P2 uncultured bacterium Putative acetyltransferase), whose translation MSVGFPVDGWSPRPAFALDQTLQGTHCKLVPLSLDYSEDLFQAYQTAPDQDWWYLPIDKPKSTDELKAYLQTHLDSDRTPYVVIDNATGKPVGSCCTFRVDQNNGTMEIGFIAWSPKMQRTPLSTEAVFLQAQNAFNKGYRRVEWKCDSCNEPSKKAANRLGFTYEGTFRQAQVYKGRNRDTSWFSIIDSEWPELEKGFEKWLNNDNFDENGKQKTPLHEGNRS comes from the coding sequence ATGTCTGTGGGTTTTCCCGTCGATGGATGGTCCCCGAGACCCGCCTTTGCTCTCGATCAAACCCTCCAAGGCACCCATTGCAAACTGGTACCTCTGTCTCTCGACTACTCAGAGGACCTGTTTCAGGCCTACCAAACGGCCCCCGACCAGGACTGGTGGTATCTCCCCATTGACAAGCCCAAATCGACCGATGAGCTCAAGGCATACTTGCAGACACATCTGGACTCAGATCGAACGCCGTACGTGGTAATCGATAATGCGACCGGCAAGCCCGTGGGGTCCTGTTGCACCTTCAGAGTGGACCAGAATAACGGCACCATGGAGATCGGTTTCATTGCCTGGAGCCCCAAGATGCAGAGGACGCCTCTGTCGACCGAGGCGGTGTTTCTGCAGGCCCAGAACGCCTTCAACAAGGGCTACCGACGGGTAGAATGGAAGTGCGACTCCTGCAACGAGCCCTCCAAGAAGGCAGCCAACAGGCTGGGATTTACCTACGAGGGAACCTTCAGACAAGCCCAAGTGTACAAGGGAAGAAACAGAGACACTTCCTGGTTCTCGATAATTGATAGCGAATGGCCCGAGCTAGAGAAGGGCTTTGAAAAGTGGCTGAACAACGACAACTTTGACGAGAATGGCAAGCAGAAAACACCGCTTCATGAGGGCAACAGAAGTTGA
- a CDS encoding uncharacterized protein (Compare to YALI0B01738g, similar to Saccharomyces cerevisiae RTN2 (YDL204W) and RTN1 (YDR233C); ancestral locus Anc_8.454, weakly similar to uniprot|Q04947 Saccharomyces cerevisiae YDR233c RTN1 Reticulon-like protein 1) yields the protein MSAPVATPSHHTVPVAHTAPAAHTVPVAHAPGTTETATHPTHPVVSKSKLNFPRVLTWIDPVASARSLVTILGLLYLAKYGNLFRLALRFSYWAIGLGVATEFITGKATGQKHGLVSYYKPSSYIPLSEATVTRFAQALGKNVVAAFDHVKGYLDADNLHSSFHAALFTWVLYHVTKFVSVWSLALTATILAFAIPPVYLQFQEPIDQTIDVASEKVHEELSKVQKQIEAAAGPHIKTVKQQVSKVTDQLGLTRGGFPLEADANKVNPHASSTIDPSVQHTSKPVSAAAGGVPTNAKASTPANVAAHASNAAAAEFKPSEPVKVAAVPVPVAVPVAVPEPSFPSVPSKAPAPSANHPVDEVKQALNASRQAVPNQL from the coding sequence ATGTCTGCTCCCGTTGCTACTCCCTCCCACCATACTGTGCCCGTGGCTCACACTGCCCCCGCGGCTCACACCGTCCCCGTGGCTCACGCCCCCGGCACCACCGAGACCGCCACCCACCCCACTCACCCCGTGGTGTCCAAATCCAAGCTCAATTTCCCCCGAGTGCTGACCTGGATCGACCCCGTCGCCTCCGCCCGGTCGCTGGTCACCATTCTGGGTCTGCTGTACCTCGCCAAGTACGGCAACCTCTTCCGACTGGCCCTGCGATTCTCCTACTGGGCCATTGGCCTGGGTGTCGCCACCGAGTTTATCACTGGCAAGGCCACCGGCCAGAAGCACGGTCTTGTCTCTTACTACAAGCCCTCCTCCTACATTCCTCTGTCCGAGGCCACGGTGACCCGATTTGCCCAGGCTCTAGGCAAGAACGTCGTTGCCGCCTTCGACCACGTCAAGGGCTACCTCGACGCCGACAACCTGcactcctccttccacgCTGCTCTCTTCACTTGGGTTCTCTACCATGTGACCaagtttgtgtctgtgtggtCTCTCGCCCTCACCGCCACTATCCTCGCCTTCGCCATCCCCCCTGTCTACCTCCAGTTCCAGGAGCCCATCGACCAAACCATTGACGTTGCCTCCGAGAAGGTCCACGAGGAGCTCTCCAAGGTCCAGAAGCAGATTGAGGCTGCCGCTGGTCCCCACATCAAGACCGTCAAGCAGCAGGTGTCCAAGGTTACCGACCAGCTCGGCCTCACCCGAGGTGGCTTCCCTCTTGAGGCCGATGCCAACAAGGTCAACCCCCAtgcttcttccaccatTGATCCTTCCGTCCAGCACACCTCCAAGCCcgtgtctgctgctgctggcggCGTCCCCACCAACGCCAAGGCCTCTACCCCCGCCAACGTTGCTGCCCACGCCTCCAACGCCGCCGCTGCCGAGTTCAAGCCTTCCGAGCCCGTCAAGGTCGCTGCTGTCCCCGTCCCCGTGGCTGTGCCCGTTGCTGTGCCCGAGCCCTCTTTCCCTTCCGTGCCTTCCAAGGCCCCTGCTCCCTCCGCCAACCACCCTGTTGACGAGGTCAAGCAGGCTCTGAACGCCTCTCGACAGGCCGTCCCCAACCAGCTTTAA